Below is a window of Nocardia asteroides DNA.
CTCGGAATCGCGCCAGATCGGCGCGAACGCCTCGTAGCTGCGGCGGCCGAACATCAGCGCGGTGGTGTCGGCGAGCTCCTCGCCCTTGAGTGCGAAGGCCTCGGGGACGAATTCGGTCTCCATCACCCAGCCGCCGCTGCGGTGGCCTTCCTCCTTGCCGCCGGGGGAGTCCAGGACGCCGTCGAGCGACATGAAGCCCGTGTAGACCAGTTCACGTGTCATTGTGTTTCTCCTGCGAGTCGAGAGCGGGGGACAGCCGTTACGCGGCAGCCTACGAGCCGGCAGCCCCGGGCCAGGTGAATTCCGGATCGGTCAGGTAGTCCTGACGGCGGGCGTCGAGCGCCATGGCGACCATCTGGTGCGCGCCGGGCCCGATGATCTTGCGCAGCGGCGGGTTCGGGTCCGCGACCAGCGCCAGCAGTGCCTCGGCGGCGACCTCGGGTGCCGCCTCGGTCCATTCGCCTTCGGCGGCGCTGTCGTCGGTGGGCTGCGGGAAGGCCGCCGGGTCCGGGTAGTCGCGCATGCCGAGGATGGCCTCGCGGACGTCGGCGTAGGCCGGATCGCCCTGGGCGAACTGCATACTCGACTTGGCCCAGTCGGTGTCGAAGCCGCCCAGCTGGGCGAGGGTGACCTTGACGCCGAACGGGCGCAACTCGTCGGCGAGCGAGGCGCTGAATCCTTCGAGCGCCCATTTGCTCGCGTTGTACATGCTGAACAGCGGCAGGGAGCCGACGGCGCCGACCGTCGAGATCTGCACGATGTGGCCCGATCCCTGTGCGCGTAGCGCCGGTGCCGCCGCCTGCGAAACCCAGAGGGCGCCAAAGAAGTTGGTGTCCATCTGGTCGCGGATCTGCGCCTCGGTGAGTTCCTCGAGCGCGCCGACGAGGCCGTAACCCGCGTTGTTGACCAGCACGTCGAGGCGGCCGGTGACCTCGAAAGCCTCGGCCACCGCGGCGAATACCTGGTCGCGGTCGCGCACGTCGAGGGGCAGCACGGTGAGGCGCTCGTGGGCCAGGTCGGCCATGGTGCGGGGATCGCGGGCGGTCGCGACGACGGTGTCGCCCGCCGCGAGAGCGGCCACGGTGAACGCCCGGCCCAGGCCGCGGTTGGCGCCGGTGATGAACCAGGTGTGTGCGCGGGTCATGCACGCTCCTCCAGTTTCGGGCGAGACGTTGCGTCTCGTTGATGGTCAAGACTCTGCACCGGTTCCGGCGTTTTGTCAAGACGGAACGTCTCGTCTTGTTTTCGGGTGAACCGTGCGCCGATGTTCGTCGGGGCGTCATCGGTGCAGCACTCGGGCGTCACCCGGGGCTGACACCGTAGGTCCATGAACGCTGAGCTGATCGTTTCCGTATCGGGGATCCGGGACACGACGCGCGACGCCGCGATCGAGTTCGCGGCGGAGATGGACCAGCGGAATGTGCGGCTGTCGCTGCTGGTGGCGCCCCGGTTGAAGGGCAAGTACCGGCTGCTCGACGATCCGGCCACCCAGTCGTGGCTGCGCGGTCGCAGGCACGAGGGCGACGCGATCGTGCTGCACGGCTACGACCAGGCCGCCACCAAACGGCGCAGGGCCGAGTTCGCGAGCCTGCCCCGGCACGAGGCCACCCTGCGGCTCAAGGCGGCCGACCGGGTGATGGAACAGGTGCAGTTGCGCACCCGCCTGTTCGCCGCACCGCGCTGGGACGCCTCGGCGGGCGCGCTGGCCGCGCTGCCCGAGGTCGGGTTCCGGCTGGCGCTCGGGCTCACCAGCATCCTCGATCTGGAACGCGATGTGGCCCAGCGCGCGCGGGTGTACGGAATCGGTGAGGGATTCCGTGCCGAGCCGTGGTGGTGCCGGGCGCTGGTAATGGGCGCCGAGCGCACCGCGCGGCGCGGCGGCGTGCTGCGGCTGGCGGTCTCGGCCGCGCAGTTGCAGCGGTCGGGTCCGCGGCAGGCGATGCTCGACGCCGTCGACCTGGCGCTGTATCACGGTGCGCGCAGCGAGGTCTACCGCTGGGAGCCCTTCACCGCGGCCAGGGCTGCCTGACCGGCCACCGTCGCGCGCGTCGGCGATCAGGCGCGCGACGGTGGCCGCATTTCACGGGACTTCCGGGGCGGCGTCGTGGGTGAAACCGCCCGCCTGCGCCCTCGTCAGCGGCGTGCGCCACGGGTTCTCGGCGAGTTGGTGCAGCCCGCGGCGGATGTCGGCGAGCAGCAGTTCGGTCATGTCGACGGTGAAGCCGTGCCGGAACACCGCGCGCATGATGGTCTCGTCCTGCCGGTCGGCGGGCAGTGGATAGGCCGCGATCAGCCAGCCGCGGGCGCGCAGCCGGTCGGACAGGTCGTAGAGGTTGTAGTCGGCGCCTTCGGCCAGCCGCCAGGCCACCGCGGTGATGCCGTGTTCCGGCTCGGCCGCGTGGATCAGCTCGAACGGGCCGATCTGGGCCAGTCCCTTCGCGAAATGCCGTGCGACGAGGTAGATCGCGGACTGCACGCGGGTGTAGCCGGCCCGGCCGAGCCGGATGAAGTCGTAGTACTGGGTGATCACCTGCCCGCCCGGCCGGGAGAAGTTCAGGTTGAACGTCGGCATGTTG
It encodes the following:
- a CDS encoding SDR family NAD(P)-dependent oxidoreductase, with amino-acid sequence MTRAHTWFITGANRGLGRAFTVAALAAGDTVVATARDPRTMADLAHERLTVLPLDVRDRDQVFAAVAEAFEVTGRLDVLVNNAGYGLVGALEELTEAQIRDQMDTNFFGALWVSQAAAPALRAQGSGHIVQISTVGAVGSLPLFSMYNASKWALEGFSASLADELRPFGVKVTLAQLGGFDTDWAKSSMQFAQGDPAYADVREAILGMRDYPDPAAFPQPTDDSAAEGEWTEAAPEVAAEALLALVADPNPPLRKIIGPGAHQMVAMALDARRQDYLTDPEFTWPGAAGS
- a CDS encoding DUF2334 domain-containing protein: MNAELIVSVSGIRDTTRDAAIEFAAEMDQRNVRLSLLVAPRLKGKYRLLDDPATQSWLRGRRHEGDAIVLHGYDQAATKRRRAEFASLPRHEATLRLKAADRVMEQVQLRTRLFAAPRWDASAGALAALPEVGFRLALGLTSILDLERDVAQRARVYGIGEGFRAEPWWCRALVMGAERTARRGGVLRLAVSAAQLQRSGPRQAMLDAVDLALYHGARSEVYRWEPFTAARAA